Part of the Microbacterium sp. Clip185 genome is shown below.
CAGAGCGGACGGATGCGGGTCAGTCCTCGTAGGGAACGGGCCAGCGCGGCTCGGGAACGGGCCACCCGGCGTCGCGCAGTGCGCGGCGGGCGAGCTCGCGAGCGGAGTACGGGGTGCGCTGTCCGCGGATGTCGCGGTAGTCCTGGTGGCCGGGGCCGGCCCAGAGGATCGCGTCGCCCTCGCCGACCAGGGCCACGGCCTCGACGATCGCGCGCTCGGGCGGCGAGAACTCGTGGATCTCCGCATCCGGACGGGCGCGCCGCGCTCCCTCGATGAGGGTCGCCCGGATCGAGGTGGGTTCCTCGAAGCGAGGATGGTGGTCCGTGATGACGAGGATGTCGCTGCCCTCGACGCCGGTGCGCCCCATGTCGTGGCGCTTCGTGGTGTCACGGTCGCCATCGGCTCCGAACAGCATGAGCACGCGGCCGGGGGTGACACGGCGGACGGCGGCCAGAGTCTTCTCGAAGGCGTCAGGCGAATGTCCGAAGTCCACGTACACGGCGGGTCCCGCATCGCCCGAAACCCGTTCGGTGCGACCCGGCAGGTAGGCATCGATGCGTGAGCCGTCCAGCGTGTCCACCAGTCGCTGCCACGGATAGCCGCCCTCGTACATCATGACGATCGCGAGGGCCGCGTTGGCGGCCATGTGGCGACCGATCACCGGCACCACCGTCTCGAGGCGTTCACCGTCGGGGCCGTGGAGCGCGAACCGTGTGCCCTCCTGGCGCTCGTCGATGATCTCGACCCGCCACTCGGCGGTGGCGGCGAGCTCGACATCGGCGGCGATGTCGGGGGTCGCGATCGTGGTGAAGGGGATCTCGCACCGCGCCACGACATCGGCCGCTGCCGCGGAATCGAGCGAGATGACGGCCCGGCGGGCGCGGTCGGGGCGGAAGAGGGGGAGCTTGGCCTCGAGGTACTCCTGCATGTCTGCGTAGTCGTCGAGGTGGTCGTGGGTGAGGTTCGTGAAGGCGGCGACGTCGAAGACGATCCCGTCGACGCGGTGGCGGCTCAGCGCCTGCGCGCTCACCTCGACGGCGACCGCTTCGACGCCCCGCTCGCGCATAAGAGCGAGCAGGGCGTGGAACTCGGACGCCTCGGGCGTGGTCAGGCGCGACACGATCACCTGGCCCGCGATGTGGCGTTCCGCGGTCGAGGAGAGCCCTGTCACGACGCCCAGCTGCGAGAGCATGCCCTCGAGGAGGTGGGAGACGCTCGTCTTACCGTTCGTGCCTGTCGTCGCGAACAGCAGCGGGAGCTCGTCGTCGACGCCCGTGCCGTAGACCCACGCGGAGAGCTCGCCCATTAGCGCCCGTGGGTTCTCGAGGATCAGCACCGGCACGGCGGACGCGCCGATGAGGTCGGCACCCGCCGCATCCGTGATGATCGCGACGGCGCCGCGCTCGATCGCCTGGCCTGCGAACTCGGCCCCGTGACGGTTCACGCCCCGGAGCGCCACGAACGCCTCGCCCGGGCGCAGGTCCGCCGTCGCGAGCGTGATGCCGTGCAGCTCGACACCGTGCGCGTCGCCGCGCACCTCGGCCCCGAAGCGATTCGCGAGGTCGCCCAGCGCCCGCGTCGGAGGGTTCTCTGGGCGCAGGACCGGGGGCAGATTCGCGGGGGATGACATGGCCCTCCATTCAATCAGACGCGGTCCGCGCCCGTGGCTCGCTGCAGGTGTGCACGGCTCGCTCAAAGACGTCGCCGCTACGGTGGTGCGGTGACGATCCTCGCCTTCGTGATCGGTGTCGTGGTGCTCATCGTCGGCCTCGCCGTCTCGATCGCCCTCCACGAAATCGGCCATCTCCTGCCCGCCAAGGCGTTCGGTGTGCGCGTCGGCCAGTACATGATCGGCTTCGGCCCGACCCTCTTCTCTCGGCGTCGCGGAGAGACGGAGTACGGCGTCAAGCTGCTGCCGCTGGGCGGTTACATCTCGATGGCGGGCATGTACCCGCCCGCGCCCACGGAGGAAGAGGATGCGGAGGGCGCCGCGCCGACTCGCGGCCGCGCGGCTCGACGGAGGGTGTCATCCCGCTTCTTCCGCACGCTTGTGCAGGATGCGCGGGAGGCGAACGCGGAGACGCTCATCGGTGCCGAGGAGCGCACCTTCTACCGGCTTCCCGTCTACAAACGCGTCATCATCATGCTGGGCGGACCCTTCATGAACCTGCTGCTGGCGATCGTGCTCTTCACGATCCTCTTCAGCGGATTCGGCGTTCAGACCGCGACGACGACCGTGTCATCGCTCAGTGAATGCGTGCCGGTCTCGTCGACGTCTCAGGACTGCGCGTCCGCCTCCGCGCCGGCCGAGCAGGCCGGCCTCGAGCCGGGCGACACCATCGTGTCGATCGACGGTGTGGCGGTCAGCGACTTCACCGAGGCGACCGCGCTCATCCAGGCATCGCCGGGGCGGGCGATGAACTTCGTCATCGACCGGGACGGCACGCAGCGCACCGTGACGATCACCCCGGCGGCCGTGCCCAAGGCGGACGACCCAAGCACGGAGATCGGCTTCATCGGAGTGCGCCCCACCGGCGCGCTCGTCGCTCAGCCCCTGTGGGCCGGTCCGCAGGCGGCGATCGAGAACGTGGGCGCCGTCGCCGGCATCATCGTCAAGCTGCCGGTGATGGTGGCGGAGACCGCCTCGACCCTCGTCACAGGAGCCGAGCGCGACCCGAACGGTCCGCTGAGCGTCGTGGGCGCGGGCGTGATCGCGGGCGAGATGGCGTCCTCGTCCTCGCCGATCGTCAACCGCGTGGCCGGGATCATCGGTCTGCTGGGGTCGCTGAACATCGCCCTGTTCGTCTTCAACCTCGTACCGCTTCTGCCGCTCGACGGCGGTCACGTCATCGTCGCCCTCTGGGACGGCATCAAGAAGTGGTGGGCGCGCATCGCGCACCGCCCCGCGCCCCGTCCCGTGGATGCGACCAAGCTGGTTCCGCTGACGTTCGTCGTCGTGGCGGCGATCGGCGTCATGGGCGTCGTGCTGATCCTCGCCGACCTCATCAACCCGCTGTCGCTGATCTGAGCGGCGTCAGGCGGCCGGCTCTCCCAGCGCGGCGGCGATGAGACGCTCAAGCGTCCGCATCCCGTCGCGGGACAGGATCGATTCCAGGT
Proteins encoded:
- a CDS encoding Mur ligase family protein; amino-acid sequence: MSSPANLPPVLRPENPPTRALGDLANRFGAEVRGDAHGVELHGITLATADLRPGEAFVALRGVNRHGAEFAGQAIERGAVAIITDAAGADLIGASAVPVLILENPRALMGELSAWVYGTGVDDELPLLFATTGTNGKTSVSHLLEGMLSQLGVVTGLSSTAERHIAGQVIVSRLTTPEASEFHALLALMRERGVEAVAVEVSAQALSRHRVDGIVFDVAAFTNLTHDHLDDYADMQEYLEAKLPLFRPDRARRAVISLDSAAAADVVARCEIPFTTIATPDIAADVELAATAEWRVEIIDERQEGTRFALHGPDGERLETVVPVIGRHMAANAALAIVMMYEGGYPWQRLVDTLDGSRIDAYLPGRTERVSGDAGPAVYVDFGHSPDAFEKTLAAVRRVTPGRVLMLFGADGDRDTTKRHDMGRTGVEGSDILVITDHHPRFEEPTSIRATLIEGARRARPDAEIHEFSPPERAIVEAVALVGEGDAILWAGPGHQDYRDIRGQRTPYSARELARRALRDAGWPVPEPRWPVPYED
- a CDS encoding M50 family metallopeptidase, yielding MTILAFVIGVVVLIVGLAVSIALHEIGHLLPAKAFGVRVGQYMIGFGPTLFSRRRGETEYGVKLLPLGGYISMAGMYPPAPTEEEDAEGAAPTRGRAARRRVSSRFFRTLVQDAREANAETLIGAEERTFYRLPVYKRVIIMLGGPFMNLLLAIVLFTILFSGFGVQTATTTVSSLSECVPVSSTSQDCASASAPAEQAGLEPGDTIVSIDGVAVSDFTEATALIQASPGRAMNFVIDRDGTQRTVTITPAAVPKADDPSTEIGFIGVRPTGALVAQPLWAGPQAAIENVGAVAGIIVKLPVMVAETASTLVTGAERDPNGPLSVVGAGVIAGEMASSSSPIVNRVAGIIGLLGSLNIALFVFNLVPLLPLDGGHVIVALWDGIKKWWARIAHRPAPRPVDATKLVPLTFVVVAAIGVMGVVLILADLINPLSLI